The Natribaculum luteum genome contains the following window.
ATCGAGTTAGGACGGCAAAATCGTGGAGAAGCATCGCCTTCAGGGGTACCTCAACTTCCTGTCGCTGTTGCTGAACGGTCGTACCGACTGGTTCAGCAAAATCCTAAGTTACGAGTCATCGAAATGGTCTCAAACCAATAATTATTAGTATTTGGAAATGGCTGGGTTTGCTATGCGGACCCATGTGAAAGAAGCACTCGCAACATTAGGTGCTGTAATGGTGATCGTATCGCTGATACACGCCGGTATATGGTTCACACTGTTCGGAACACCCGATTTTAGTGTGCTTGGGTTTCCGTTCCATTATTTCTGGTTCGTGGCAGGAGCACCGTTCGCGATGTTCGTCGTCTACTGGGTGTATTTCAAGTACATCACGCTACGGGTACAGCCGGAAAAAGACGGAACGAAAGCTACTGCCGAGAAAGAGTCTGGCGCTGGGGAACCGGCCGTAACCACCGAAATTGGAGGTGATGTAGATGATTGAAGCGGACCCGCTGTCCACTGCTGGGGTATTGCAGACTGGTTACGAGTTCCAGGAGGTTTTCCAAGAGTTGTTGATCCCGGTAATCCTGATCGGCTTAACCTTCGTCGCGTACTACGGGATCAGCTTGTATATGAAACGTAACATCCAGGATACGGACGACTACATGGTCGCCGGGCGGACGATCGGTCCCTTCATCAACGGAGGGGCAATCGCTGCATCCTGGGAGAGTCTGGCGACGTTCATGGGAGTTACCGCTCTCATACTCACGGTCCAGATGCCATTCGTCGCGATGTGGACGAACTTCATGTTGTCGGTTCCGTTGGTCGTGATCCTCTACGGTCAGACGCTCCGACGACTTGGCTCGTATACGCCAGCGACGTTCTGTAAGGATCGGTACGGAGATATGATGTCCGTCGTAATGGCGTTGCTCATCGTGTTCGTAATGCTGATGTACGCGCTCGGCCAGTTCATCGGGCTCGCACAGATTGTCGAAATCCTGTTCGGGTGGGATTACACCCTCTCTCTCATTGCCATCGCAATAGTGGTCGCCGGTTACGTCGTCATCGCTGGGATGTGGGGTGTTTCATACAACGCTGCTTTGCAGTTCTGGCTTATGTTCGCAGCCGCATTCTTCCCGATGATGCTCATTCTGAACGACCTGGGGGCGACTGGCTGGTATTTCCCACCTCTGGGGTACGGGAACCTGACCGGCGAGATGACGAATTTCGCGCCCGGATTTTTCGATATGACCTTCGATACCCGCTGGTACTTCGCGATGTTCCTGGCAATGGCACTCGGTCCGATCGGGATGCCCCATCTCGCCCAGCGTATTCTCACGAGTCGGAACGTCAAATCCGCTCAACGGACTGGCTTCTGGTTTATTATCTTGAATGGGCTCCTGTTCGCGACCATTTATTCTGTTGCATTTGCCGGTGTTATGTGGATCGAGACACAGGGTATTGCAATAGAGGAGGCTGACTACGACAAGATGATCTTCTATCTCAACTTCGCATTCAACAACGACGCGATAACGGGATTCGTCGTCGCCGGCGCTATCGCAGGCGGCCTCTCGACCGTGAGCGGACACATGCTCGCGATCAGTGCTGCCGTCGCGAACGATGTCACCGAAGCCTTCGAACTCGACATCACTGAAGACCGCAAGACACAGTTCGGCTACGTCTCCGTGCTCGCAGCCGCGCTCATAATCGCTCTGATCGCTTTGAATCCACCTGCATTCCTCGTCGTCAGTATTCTGTGGGCGTTCGCCATCAGTGCGGCTGCGATTACTCCAGTCATCGTTCTCGGTGTCTGGTCGGCCCGCGTCAATCGGTACGGAGCGATCGCATCGAGCGTCGTCGGATTCTTTGTGATCCTTATCCTCTCACCTCACGCCTTTTCGGGTATCGACGCGGGAGGTGAGGGCCTGACCGCTGCCCTCGGTATGGACGCGGTCATGATTGGTTTCCCGGTAGCGATCATCACGCTTGTCGTCGTTTCACTCCTCACGGAGAATATCCACGCCCTCAAAGTCGACCCTAACGACAACAGAGCACTCATCAACGAGATGCACGGCTATCCGGAGGACGGTACGGAGCGGTTCACCAGTGCAGTACCGCTCATCATCCTCGCCTTGCTTATGCTCCCAATCCTATACTGGGGAATCCAGCCCTGGTAATCCGTGCATCTCTCAATTATGCAAGTATACGGCACCCTTCCCGGCACGCTTATGTGGCTACTCCTCGGTCTGGGAACCGCAGCCATCGCTGCCTCACAGCAAAACCAGGTCACGGGCTTCATCGCTGTCGGCTGGATCATGCTCGCTGTGTTCAGCTATCTCGAATTTAGGAAGGGTTCGGGACGCGGCTGAAGAGATTGTCAATGTTACCCAGTACAACGACATCGATCACATCATCAGTGGCCGAAAGAAATCACCAAGCAAGAGGATGATCGAAAATACGAGCAGTTCTTGAAAGAACGAGAAGGTAGCGAAAGCGAACACGAAGACGGCCAAAACGCAGCAGCAACCCGTTTACTCATATTCCGTACCGATTCCACGAATGCCATACTCGAGACAGTATAACACTGAGACATTACACTTTACCCTGTGTTTCGAATATATGAATTCATTCACCGGCCACTACATCAGGACCGGCCAGTAGGTATAAATATTTGTAGACTCCCATATACACGTTGGAGTGAACAACTTGAATTCGACCATCATTCTTGGCGGTGATGCAGCAGGATTGAGTGCAGCAAGTAAACTCAAGCGTGAGGATCCGGATCACGAAGTGATCGTCCTCGAACGCGGCGAGTGGGTTTCCTACGGGGCCTGCGGACTCCCGTACTATGTGAAAGGTGATATCAACAATCTGGAGGATCTGGTCGTCATGGAAGCGGAGGAGTTCAGAAAAGAACGCGACATCGACCTGCGGACCGGTACCGAAGCGACCGCGATCGACACCGACGACCGAACCGTTACTGCCGAATCGAACGGTAAAACGTTCGAACTTCGCTACGATAACCTCTTGATCGCGACGGGCGCTGGTGCACTCACGCCCCCGATTGAGGGGATCGATCTCAACGGCGTGTTCACGTTACAGTCGATGAACGCCGGACGGCAGGTCAAAGAGGTCCTCGAGGATGGACTCGAACACGACGGGGAGCGAATTGAACCGGAATCTGTCGGGATCGTCGGCGGGGGATACATCGGCATCGAGATGGCAGAAGCGTTCCACGCACGAGGGCTCGACGTCCACCTCTTTGAGATGCTGTCTCACGTGTTGAATCCGTTCGGAGAACCGACTGCGCGCGTCGTCGAAGACCACCTGCGCGAGAAGGGTGTCGCCGTGCATACTGAGACGCCCGTAGAAGCGTTCCAGGGACAGAACGGACAGGTCGTCGGCGTGGACACGCCTGAAAATACCGTCATGGTCGATCTCGTCCTCATGGGAGCAGGAGTCGATCCGCGGACTGACCTCGCGGAAGAGGCTGGCGTCGATCTCGGGCAGTCCGGAGCGATCGCCACCGATAGCTACGGAAAGACGAACGTGGACGATGTCTATGCAGCGGGCGACTGCGCGGAGGCGACACACGTCGTCACCGGCGAGCCGGACCACATTCCGCTCGCGCTTACCGCCAACAGACACGGACGGGCGATCGGAGCGACGCTTGCCGGGAACCAAACGCGAACCGGCCCGATCGCGGGGACGGCCACCCTGAAAGCGTTCGATCTCGAGGTGGCTCGAACCGGAATCGTCGATCCGGAACGTGCGGCCGAAGCCGGATTCGATCCGGTGCGGAAAACGCTGGAGTTGCCCTCGCGAGCACACTACTATCCGGGCGGCACGGAACTCACCGTAACTCTCGTCGCCGACGAAAATAGCGGCCGTCTGCTCGGCGCGAGCATGGTCGGCGAGGAAGGCGTGGCCCAGCGGATCAACTCCGTTGCCGCGGCGCTCCACTCCGACGTTACCGTCGGGGAACTGGAACAGTTCGACTTCGCGTACGCACCGGCGTTCAGTCCGACCTGGGATCCAGTGTTGACCGCTGCGAAGGTACTCAGCGGCACGATCAGATCCAGTTGAGATCCCGGATGAAAGCCAATAGCCGGAAGAATTATACGCCGTATTAGATCCCGAAAACTTTCGCGTTCTGAGTTAATACGCTGATCCAGTGTCCCGGTCTTTCCTCAACGAGCTGCTCCAGCGATCGACCAACCGGCGATGCGCAGTGACCGCTCGGTCGCGACGACCAGAGCCACAGTCCGACGGCCCCACGACCAAACCTTTAATAACAATGATTGACAATTTGTAGAGGATGTCCACAGCTAATATCGTCGCAGTCGGTGCCTCCCCGCTGGGTAGGACAGACCTGCCCGGCCGCGACCTGTTCTCGAAGGCACTGGCCGAGGCGTTCGAGGAATTGCCTGATCCGGCCGACGTCGTTGACGGGCTGTACGTCGGCGCCCAGTCCGAACGGTACGAGAATCAGATCATGCAGGGAACGCTCATGGCCGAATGGGCCGGCCTGCGGAACGTCCCCGCAGAGCGTGTCGAGGCGTGTGCGGCCGCCGGTGCGCTCGCGCTCAAGAACGCAGTCCGAGACGTCCGGGCGGGCGTCCACGACGCAGTGCTGGCCTGTGGCGTCGAGAAGATGACCGCCGGCGGGACCGAAGGTGCCACGAACGCGCTCGGTGCCGCCTTCGAGCGGGCCTTAGAACAGCGGTCCGGGATCACCGCGCCCGCCACGTACGCCCTGCTCGCGCAGCGATACCTCCACGAAACCGACGCGACAGAACGAGACCTAGCCAAGATCGCGGTGAAGAACCACCGGAACGCGGCGTCTAATCCCCGGGCGATGTTCCAGGAGGCGGTCGACCTCGAGACTGTCATGGACGCGGTCGACGTCGCCCCGCCGTTGAAGCTGTACGACTGTGCGCCGGTTACCGACGGTGCCGCAGCCGTCGTCGTCGCGAACGACGAGGTCGCGAGCGATCTGCTGGATCGCGAGGATGCGGTCCGGGTGGCGGGCGTCGGCTCGGCGGCCAACAACCTCGCCGTCGCCGAGCGCAACCTGACGTACGTCGAGGGGGCGAACGTCGCTGCCTCGACCGCCTACGAGGACGCCGGCGTGGACCCCGCCGATATCGACGTCGCGGAAGTCCACGACGCCTTCACCGTCTGCGAGGCACTGCTGGCCGAGGCCGCCGAGTTCGCCCCCGAGGGTCGCGGAATCGAGACCGTTGAAGATCCCGGGGACCGGTCGGCGGGCTGGACCGACGTCCGGATCAACACCAGCGGCGGATTGAAGGCCCGTGGCCACCCGATCGGGGCGACCGGGCTGTTGCAGGCGGTCGAAGCCTACGAACAGCTCACCGGACGGGCCGGAGAACGGCAAGTGACCGACGCCGATACCGCGCTGCTCATCAACGAAGGTGGCGTCGCGGACGCCCACACCGTCGCGACCGTCCTCGAAGCACAATGACCGAAGAGAGTAATCCACCGATGACAGACACCGATTCCACGACGACGGGACCGCTCGCACCGGACGACATCACCGCCGACTCGCCGTTCACCCTGCCCGGCTTCTTCGACGCGTTAGCGGAGGGCCGGTTGGTAGCCGCCCGGTGTACGGAGTGTGACGAACACATGCTCCCGCCCCGGCCGGCCTGTTACGGCTGTGGCAGCCGGGCGGTCACGATCGAGGAACAGCCCCGGACCGGCGAGGTGATCTCGTACACGTCGGTCAACCGCCCCCCGTCCGCGTTCGACCACCTGGCGCCGATCACCGTCGCAGTGGTCGAACTCGACTCCTCGGCTCGGCTTACGGGTCGCGTCGACGCCTCGCTCGAGGACGTCACCATCGGGGACCGCGTCGAACTCCAAGTCCGTGATCCCGAATCAGTCGATATCGATCTGGACTTCGACCTGTCCTACGAGGAGGACTGGCCGATCCACGTCTTCGAACTGGTGTGAACGGACGGAACACTGACGATGTTCTTTTGCAATGAACACGTGACGTGACCGACGGGAGCCTCGACTTCTCGAGGTGGTCCGGAAGTCGTCCCTGGACGGTGACGCACTCGAGGCGCTCGGTGTGGCGGCTGACATCTGGTAGCGTCAACCTCTCGTCGATCGATCGTAACCGAGAC
Protein-coding sequences here:
- a CDS encoding sodium:solute symporter family protein, producing the protein MIEADPLSTAGVLQTGYEFQEVFQELLIPVILIGLTFVAYYGISLYMKRNIQDTDDYMVAGRTIGPFINGGAIAASWESLATFMGVTALILTVQMPFVAMWTNFMLSVPLVVILYGQTLRRLGSYTPATFCKDRYGDMMSVVMALLIVFVMLMYALGQFIGLAQIVEILFGWDYTLSLIAIAIVVAGYVVIAGMWGVSYNAALQFWLMFAAAFFPMMLILNDLGATGWYFPPLGYGNLTGEMTNFAPGFFDMTFDTRWYFAMFLAMALGPIGMPHLAQRILTSRNVKSAQRTGFWFIILNGLLFATIYSVAFAGVMWIETQGIAIEEADYDKMIFYLNFAFNNDAITGFVVAGAIAGGLSTVSGHMLAISAAVANDVTEAFELDITEDRKTQFGYVSVLAAALIIALIALNPPAFLVVSILWAFAISAAAITPVIVLGVWSARVNRYGAIASSVVGFFVILILSPHAFSGIDAGGEGLTAALGMDAVMIGFPVAIITLVVVSLLTENIHALKVDPNDNRALINEMHGYPEDGTERFTSAVPLIILALLMLPILYWGIQPW
- a CDS encoding FAD-dependent oxidoreductase, which encodes MNSTIILGGDAAGLSAASKLKREDPDHEVIVLERGEWVSYGACGLPYYVKGDINNLEDLVVMEAEEFRKERDIDLRTGTEATAIDTDDRTVTAESNGKTFELRYDNLLIATGAGALTPPIEGIDLNGVFTLQSMNAGRQVKEVLEDGLEHDGERIEPESVGIVGGGYIGIEMAEAFHARGLDVHLFEMLSHVLNPFGEPTARVVEDHLREKGVAVHTETPVEAFQGQNGQVVGVDTPENTVMVDLVLMGAGVDPRTDLAEEAGVDLGQSGAIATDSYGKTNVDDVYAAGDCAEATHVVTGEPDHIPLALTANRHGRAIGATLAGNQTRTGPIAGTATLKAFDLEVARTGIVDPERAAEAGFDPVRKTLELPSRAHYYPGGTELTVTLVADENSGRLLGASMVGEEGVAQRINSVAAALHSDVTVGELEQFDFAYAPAFSPTWDPVLTAAKVLSGTIRSS
- a CDS encoding thiolase C-terminal domain-containing protein gives rise to the protein MSTANIVAVGASPLGRTDLPGRDLFSKALAEAFEELPDPADVVDGLYVGAQSERYENQIMQGTLMAEWAGLRNVPAERVEACAAAGALALKNAVRDVRAGVHDAVLACGVEKMTAGGTEGATNALGAAFERALEQRSGITAPATYALLAQRYLHETDATERDLAKIAVKNHRNAASNPRAMFQEAVDLETVMDAVDVAPPLKLYDCAPVTDGAAAVVVANDEVASDLLDREDAVRVAGVGSAANNLAVAERNLTYVEGANVAASTAYEDAGVDPADIDVAEVHDAFTVCEALLAEAAEFAPEGRGIETVEDPGDRSAGWTDVRINTSGGLKARGHPIGATGLLQAVEAYEQLTGRAGERQVTDADTALLINEGGVADAHTVATVLEAQ
- a CDS encoding Zn-ribbon domain-containing OB-fold protein, with the translated sequence MTDTDSTTTGPLAPDDITADSPFTLPGFFDALAEGRLVAARCTECDEHMLPPRPACYGCGSRAVTIEEQPRTGEVISYTSVNRPPSAFDHLAPITVAVVELDSSARLTGRVDASLEDVTIGDRVELQVRDPESVDIDLDFDLSYEEDWPIHVFELV